GTGTGGCTTGACCATGTGTGTTGCTAGCACCTGTGGTCACTTGCGAAGATAGCGGGTGTCCGTACCGAGGTGTCGAGCATGAGAGCTGGAGGTGAGCCGAAAGTTGCAAATTATTGAGGAATAGGACATTAGCCCTCGTAGCTCAGGGGATAGAGCACTGGTTTCCTAAAACTCGAAAATGCTTTAAAACCCCGGGAATCCCGGAGTTTTTGCATTTCTTAGTGACACCAGTTGCCCTACGTCGCACCCTCGCGCGGGTGTCAACGGGTGTCAGACTCGTGAAGTCGCTTGTGCCCTTCTCGGCACCCGGTTACCCTGTCCCCGTTTCCGCAGTTGCGTTTAGTTCGTCGCTCCGCGACAGAACGATGATGCGTCCGAACGCCAGGATCGGCACGCGGGTGCCTCCCGATCCCAGAGGAACAGATGACGCCTGAGCAGGACGAGATTCGCGACTGCTACCTGGAGATCAACGCGGGGTTAGAAAACATCGATCGGGAGCGCGCCCGGCTGGCCGCTCTTCTCGTTGCCCTCCAGGCGAGGTGCTTTCACCCGCGACTCGGTCGCGGCACTCTGCCTGGGGAACGGGGCGGTCGCGTCGAGCAGAACGAGTGCCCGGACTGCGGGCTGATCTGTTGGACGTGAGTGCGGAACGCTCAAGTTGGGAAGTAGACGTCCCTGACACCGGGCGGCCCGTGTGGGCAATGTGATGGTACTCGGCATCTGGCGTAAAGATGAAAACAAATGCGATAAATTTCAAATTGATATGATTGACATTGTTATGTATTGGAATGCTATTAAAGTTAATCCACACGTATGAAGGGAACGCAGTGAGCCGCCCCGGTGCTGGGGCGCCCACACAGGAGCACAGATGGCCCGCCTCATGACTCGGAGCCCGCCAGCGGACGGTGGGTACCCGCTCGACAGTGACCTGCACCAGATGACCGACGACGGCGGCCCGCCTGCTGTAGACCCGGCCAGGTGGACCGACCCCGATTGGCAGGACACATTTGCCGACGAAGCGAGACGGGAACCGGCGCCCACGGATGATGCATCGTCCGACTGGACACCGATCGCCGTTGCGATGCCTCCGGAAGGCGTGATCTTAGACACGCTCACGGCGGACCGGTGGTTGAGGGTCAAGTGGGAGGGCCGCCTCTGGCGACTACCGGGCGGGTCCCAAGTCCCCTGCTTCACCCCGGACTACTGGCGAATAGCACGACGCCACACCACACCTGATGCGCTGAGATGAAAAATCCGCTCCGGCCCACTGATGCAAATGCTGTTGTTCACGCGATCGTCGCACGCTGGCTCATCGTGGCGCCCGAGTCGGCACCCACGGCCAGGGTGAGTTGGTGTTGCCGTAAGCGTTCCGCGCCCCAGGTCGGGAAGTAGACCCCACGGGAACAGAGCGGGCCGGGGATCATCCCCGGCCCATAGCGTTAGCCGCACCGCAACTACCTCATCGTTTCGCGGCCGGAGGCTAATCCGCGCTGAAAAAAGGCTTGTGGGCGCCCATAAAGTCGGCTTCGTTTGTAACAAGCGCGAATACCCGCCTGAGTTCCTTCAGAAAGACCGGCTTGGCGAGCACGCTGAATCCCCCGCGGGCGATCAGTGCCGCCGAAGTGTAAAGGCCGGTCTCTCCGGAAACAAACACGCACGGCAAATCGGGCTCCAGAGTATGGAGAGCGTCCATAGTGGCCGGTCCGTCCATACCGGGCATCTGTACATCGAGCAGCGCGACGGCCACGCGACCAGCACGTGTGCGCAACACGTCTACCCCCTCCTCGCCGTTGCTTGCTAACAGCGGAGTGTACCCGAGGTGCGTGAGCATTACGCCGAACACCTCGCGCACTGAGGGTTCATCATCCACCACAAGAACCAAGGGGCAAATTGAATCTTCCATGCCAAACCAGCATACAACCGTTTAATTGCTGATTGCAAGCGGTTTTGGCCCGCTAAAATAAAATGCAAGCCCCAACGCAATAACATGGGCCAGAGATTATTCCCCGGCCGGAGTCACCTCTCAGGAAGAAAACGGCTGGGTTATCCCTTGTGCCCGACCGCCGGGCAGAGGCCGGAGCCGCCCCAAGGTGTAGGAGCGCTCGGACTGGCGCGGTTGCGGGCCGGGAGCGACTCCCGTGCGGGACCGTTGGGTACTCACGCCGGACCCCATGACAGTGGCTAATATGCGAAGCCTGACGCCCCGGTCACCGGGCGAGCATTGCAGCTACTCGCGCATACGCGAATTTCGCCGCGGCGCCTAGGCGAGAACATCCGACATTCGAGCGACTGAATCTTCGCCCGCGACTCTTTCCCTGGCACTTGCGTACGTGCGGGCCGGGACTGCGGCGGTGATTGCGGTGTTAGGCGGTAAATGATTGGAATCTTTCCACACTCCCGGTGGAATCCGGTTACTATACACACTTCCTCACAGATCACGACCAGTCTAACGCAAGCCCGCACCACGTTCCCGCTCTTGGGCGGGAGATGTCGGTTTCCGTTCCGTTTAGGAAGGACCGACATGCGCGCGGACCCGCGCCCTCTCCGTGTACTCATTGTGGACGATTGCCACGACACGGCGGAATCGTTCCGTGAGCTGTTCTTGCTCTACGGGCACGAGGCCCGATCCGCAGAGAGTGGCGCCGAAGCCATGACACTGATTGAGGGGTGGCGCCCGGACGTGGCGATCCTGGACCTCGCGATGCCCCGCATGAGCGGGTACGAACTCGCCCCACTGGTTCGGGCAACAGGGTGCGGCCTGCTTGTGGCCATGACCGGCTGGTGCACACCGGAGCACCGGGCGCACGCGGCGGAGGCGGGGTTCGATCACTGCCTAATTAAACCCGTTGACCCTGACGTGCTGACCGACCTATTGCGAACTCTCGCCGCGCATCTGCTGGAGCGCTCTTCACATGTGGTCCAGTAGCAATTTTTCGTGGCACTCTGGAGCGACATCCAGCACGGCCGGTCCTGCGCCCGGTGCAAGCGCGAACCCTCACCTTAACGAACACGGGCCGCCCACTGAAGCGGCCCGTGTCGTTTCACGATTTGGAGCGATCGATACGGCCTCAAGGTGACAGGCCGGTACCGGCGACCTTCAGGTTGATGGACAGTACCACCTCGCCCTTGAGGTCGCTGTTCGATTGCTCCCGCCACTCCAGCACCCCGGTCTTCGGGTCCACCGCGACGGCGAGACTATTGGCCCCTTTCAAGTCCACCAGTAGACCCCGGCGGAACGTCCCATCTTTCTTGGGGACGTAGACGGCGATTTTCTTGTAGGAGTTCCCCATACCAGTATGGGAGTCCACCACCCAGAACACCTTCTTGTCGTATTCCACGCGGGTGCATGTGACGCCCCGCTCCTTCGAAGTTTCCTCCCGCCACTTCTCGAACTTTGCCGCTTCGATCTCGGCTGGAGGCAGGTGAAAGAAGGAGTCACTAAGATCGTTACTCTTCGGTGTGTCTGGTGTCGCCCGGGGGGCGAGGACGAGCAACATTACTATCGCTGCGGGGATAATCGCACGCACCTTTAATCCTCCTGGCGGTCCGAGCCGGGTTCTTCGTGGCCAATCGCACTGTACCCACCCCCACTCTAACCCGCAAGCGCCCTCACTCCTTCCCGAGCACCAGGTCCACAACCCAGCACCCGCGCACGTGCGGCCCCGGTCCGCGGCAGTGGTCGAGTACATCGGCGCGGTCGCACCCGGCGTCCTGGAGCGCGTCGGCCAGAATCGGCATCGCGGAGAAGTTCCGCGACTCGTACATCTTGGATCCCTGTGCGACTGCGATGGAAGTGCGCCACGAGGGGGAGAAGGTGACGGGGCGAAAAGGGTTCCCGAAAACGTCCCGAAGCAATGCCGGCTGCCGCGCCCCAGTGAGGGCAACCGCTTCCGGCCAATAAACACTGGACGGAAGATTCGCCAGGCCGCATCCGGCAGCGGTCGTCTTTAAGGCCGTGAAGTACGCGGCGCGCTCGTCCCGGGTCCAGAGGGTAAACCCGTTCACGCCGGATGCACGGCTGCGCTCGACGGGTAGCCGGTACATGGCGTTACTGAATTGTCTCAGCTCGGACTCCCACGGCTCCCCGTCCGCACATCGTTCAGCCGCAACGATGGCCTCCCGCATCACATCATCGGTAAGGTGATCCCATGCCAGTCGCGCGCAAGCTATTACGAAGAGTCGGAGCTTGCGTTCCGTGCCGCAACCATCAAGAAGCCTCAGCATCGGCATAGGATCTTCGCAAGACAACCAGTCCGCTTCGGTCATCGGTCGCCCTCTGGAACCGCTCCCAGTATGACCGTTCCGGCGCCCGGGGCAAGCGCGAACGTCTGCCTCAAACGAACACGAGCCGCCTCACTGAGGCGGCCCGTCGTGCTTCACACTCGATCACGCCACTCAGCCGACTTCGGCCACGGCCTGAAGCTTCCCCCGCGCGATCGTCACCATTTCTCGGACCCGGGTTCCACTGACGCCCAGGTCCGCCGCAATCTCCTCCCGTGGCTCCTCGAGCCCGAGGCGCCGCATCACCACGTCCCGGTACCGCTCGGACAGCTCGGCCCGATCGAACAGCGTGGCCAGTTCGTCCGCAGCGGCGAGCGCGGCCCCGGTCTCGCGCTCACGCCCCTTCGCGTTCTTGAGCGGATCGAGGCCTTCTCCCGTCTTCGGATCGATCGCCCTCGGAATCGACTGGAACGCACCCGGGTTGCTCGCGCGCTCCTGCTCGAGTCGCCGGATGACGGCCCATCGCACCGCCTGGCGGACCAGGCCGGCGAACCGACCGCCGTGCTCCGGGTCGGACTCCCCGCTCACCTTTCGTGCGAGTTGCCACAGGGCGTACCCGGCCGCGCTCTCGAAGTCGTGCGCGAGCCACGGGAACCGGGTGCCCCACTTGCGCGCTACCCCGCCGGCGAGGGGCCACCACTGCTCGACGAGTTCGTTGACCTCGGGTGCGGTCATGCTGCGGCGCCCTCCGGGGCACGGGGTGAGACGGGCGATTACTTGAACCGGAGCCCTTTCGCCAGCTCCACCAACCCCTTGACCATCGCGTTCGTGTTCTTCGCCGTTTCCTCGGCGGCCTTGATCGTCTTTTTCGCGAGCGTGTCGCTACCGAATCGCTGCGCCGCGTTGCCCGCATCGAACGTGCCCGGGCTCGCGAGCGTGAGCCGCTCGGCCGACGCCACCCCGTTCGCGATCGCGTCCGCGGCCCCGGCCAGTTTGTTCAGGAGCTCGATCCGCCCCACCTCGACCCGCGCCCCGGCGAGTGCCTCCTCACGCACCCCCTTGAGCTTGAGCTTGTACAAGGTCGCTTGCTCGGCCGTCAGGCCGAACGTCTCGGCCTGTTCCCGGAGCGCCTTCGTGGTCTCCTTCACTTCGTCCGTGAGATCCTTCGCCGTGCCGCCGACGCTGGTGGCGAGCTCGGCCGCGGCCCCGCCGAGGGTCATTTGCAACTTGAACTGCTGCTGCGCCGCGGCGATCGCGGCGATCTGCTTCTTGGAGAAGTTGTCCAGCTCCATCTCCGCGAGCTTGATCTGTTCGGCCGTTTGCCCGAACGTGTCGGCCTGCTTCTTCAGCTCGCGCGTGAGTTCGGCCACGGCTTTCATCTTCTCCGGGTCGTTGTCCGGGTTGAGCAAGCGCCCGCGCTGCTCGCTCAACTCTTGCAGCTGCGCGAACGCCTTGTCCCGGATCGCGTTCTGCGCGTCGATCTGTTGCTGCACGTCGTTAATCATGCCCTCGAGCCCCGGGCCGCCGAAAATCCCCCCGTGGCCCTGGATGTTCGCGGCCTCCCATCGCTCCTTGAGTGTGCCCTTCTTCCCGGCCACCGCGAGCCGGTCCTTCTGGTCCTCGAACTGGTCCTTCAGGACCTGCGCGGCCGCGCGCTCCTTCTCGATCTTGGCGATCTCCTTCTCGATCGCGAGGGCCTTCTTCTTCGGGTCGATCTCGGCCTCGATCAACTCCCCGCGCTTCTTCATGTTGCGTTCCGTGGCCTGGTTCACTTGCTCGATCGCGCGGCCCGTCTTCTCGTACTCCTTGCGGAGCTTGTCCACGTCCGTGGTCAGCTCACCGACGGCCCGGATTTGAAACTTCACGAACTCGAGCGCCAGCTCCGCGGCCTTACCCTTGAGGCCCCCGAACACCGCATCGAACCCGGCCCCGGCCTTCTTGCCCGCGTTCTTCATGAACCCGCCGAGGGACTCGGCGTTCTTCTTGACCGTCTCGAGCATGGGCGTGAGTTTGTCCTTGCCGTAGAGTTCGTAGAACGCGCCCCCGGCCCGAACGTCGGCAGCGGAATTGGCCATGATCGATCTCCCAGGTGTAGGAGCCCGCGCACCGCAAGGGCGCGAGCGTTGGTCAGGTGAGGATGAGTGGGCTGCGCGCCGCGGTGCGGAACTGCGACGCGCCGGGGAGCGTGAGCGCCCGGGCTCGGCCCGCCTTCGTGAGCCGCAAACCGCGGCCCGCGGTGACGAGCCCGGCCGCGATCAGCGCGTGAACGGTGCCATCGTCCATCACGGACGTTTCGATGCGCCCGGACTCGGCGGCCAGGATGCGCACCAGGGCGCGGTCTTCGGGGCTCGGATCACGACTGTTCATGTGAGAGGGCCTCGGTGAATGTGATGGGCGTGAGGACGATGCGTCACGGGCCACGAACGCCCGGGTCTGCGGGTAACGGGCGCGGCCCACGGAGCACAGGCTGATTTCCTTGAGCGTGCATGCGTTCGCCAGGACCAGCGGGTGCTGGCCCGGCCGGTCAAAACGGCTACCCAGGATCGACACGGCCCCAATCGATAACTCGCGCAGGTCGGGCCGGGCGCGGGCCGCCTCGATCGCCCGGCGTCCGTTCGGTGTGTTCGGGTTCACCTGGAACCGGACCGCCTTCTGGTCCGCCCAGACGATCAGGCTCCCGTCCGAGGTGCCGCACAGGGCCTGCTTGTAGTCGTGATCGATCAGCAACAGTATCCCGGGTTGCTTGTACTCTCGGACCGCCTGGAGCGAGGTGTTGAACGCCCCGCTCGCGATCTGCACGAACACATCGGTCCCGTCCTTCGCCTGGAACGGGCACGACCCGTCCGTCCCGAACACGTGAGCGACGCCGAACAGGGCGGGCCGGGGGCCGCGCGAGAGATTGGCCCCCGTGCCCGCGCTCGTGCCGCGGATCGCTACCGGTTGTCGTGTCACTCGTCGCGCGCTCATTCCCGGCCCTCGTTAGTTCGCTCACCTCGGGAACACGGTCGGCGTTCGCTCAGACCTTCCGCATGGCCTCGTCGTTGGCTTCCATCGCCGCGACCAGGCGGGCCATCTGGGCGTTCAACTCGGCCAGCTTGCTCGTGGCGTTCTCCAGACGGAAGCGCGCGTTCGCGATATCCTCGGCGTACAAGCCGGTGTTCGTCCTCTCGTTGCGAGCCGTTGCGGTCTCCAGGGCCGCCCGGTTGTCTTCGATCCTCTTCCTCCACTGCTGTTGCTGC
The Gemmata palustris DNA segment above includes these coding regions:
- a CDS encoding response regulator, translating into MEDSICPLVLVVDDEPSVREVFGVMLTHLGYTPLLASNGEEGVDVLRTRAGRVAVALLDVQMPGMDGPATMDALHTLEPDLPCVFVSGETGLYTSAALIARGGFSVLAKPVFLKELRRVFALVTNEADFMGAHKPFFSAD
- a CDS encoding response regulator, which produces MRADPRPLRVLIVDDCHDTAESFRELFLLYGHEARSAESGAEAMTLIEGWRPDVAILDLAMPRMSGYELAPLVRATGCGLLVAMTGWCTPEHRAHAAEAGFDHCLIKPVDPDVLTDLLRTLAAHLLERSSHVVQ
- a CDS encoding sigma-70 family RNA polymerase sigma factor — encoded protein: MTAPEVNELVEQWWPLAGGVARKWGTRFPWLAHDFESAAGYALWQLARKVSGESDPEHGGRFAGLVRQAVRWAVIRRLEQERASNPGAFQSIPRAIDPKTGEGLDPLKNAKGRERETGAALAAADELATLFDRAELSERYRDVVMRRLGLEEPREEIAADLGVSGTRVREMVTIARGKLQAVAEVG
- a CDS encoding HK97 family phage prohead protease; amino-acid sequence: MSARRVTRQPVAIRGTSAGTGANLSRGPRPALFGVAHVFGTDGSCPFQAKDGTDVFVQIASGAFNTSLQAVREYKQPGILLLIDHDYKQALCGTSDGSLIVWADQKAVRFQVNPNTPNGRRAIEAARARPDLRELSIGAVSILGSRFDRPGQHPLVLANACTLKEISLCSVGRARYPQTRAFVARDASSSRPSHSPRPSHMNSRDPSPEDRALVRILAAESGRIETSVMDDGTVHALIAAGLVTAGRGLRLTKAGRARALTLPGASQFRTAARSPLILT